The Polynucleobacter sp. MWH-UH2A DNA segment TAAAAACTCTTCCTCATCATCTTCAGCGTCATTTGGCATACCAAATGTGAAATTCTCGCCCCCTTCTGGATGACGATTTTCAATCTCATCTTCAGTAGCAGCTCGAACATCCTCAACCCGAACCCAAAAGCGTAACGCCATTCCAGCTAATGGATGATTACCATCTAAAACCACTTGATTATCGGCAACATCCGTTACCGTATAAATCAACGGTTCCGCTTCAGCATCTTCATCCTCTTCTGCGCCGGCTTCTTGCGTGGCATCATCAGACTCCGCATCCACCTCTGGAACACCCTCAAACTGCATCCCCACTTCTAGAGGCTCAGGAAAACGAGCACGCGGTTCAATTTTGAGCAACTCTGGATCATACTCACCAAACGCCTCGTTCGGCTCCAGCTGAATTGTGGCTTCATAGCCAATATCCTGACCGTCGAGCAATGCCTCAATTTTCGGGAAAGTCCCCTCATAACCTCCATGCAGATAGACCATTGGTGAATCTGGCTCTTCAATCACATTATTTTGTGCATCGGTGAGCTTATATCGAAGGGATACGATCGTATTCTTTTGAATCTTCATGCGCAATTTGTCGTACATTTATTTTGAATGATTTACTGCTGCTTTACACTGACTTGTATTGCCAGCTATTTGGCCTTTAATTGATGAGTATTTTACTTGAGCAAGCCCTATCAACCGCCCCTAGCCCCCAAAAACCTGCCTATTAGCGATCCATGGGCCCTATTTGGCGGAATTAGCCCCAAGCGCTTCATGCAGGACTACTGGCAAAAGAAACCGCTTTTGATTAGAGGTGCAATACCGGCATTTTCAATGGCCTCTCAGAATGGTGGGCCTACTTTAGCAAGTCCGATTTCTTATGTGGAGTTGATTCAGCTTGCCAGCCAAGAAGAAGTCGAAAGCCGCTTGATCCAATCTCAACCATGGCGCTTTGAGCATGGACCCTTTCAAAAGAAAGCAATTCCGAGTCTTAAAAAATCAAGCTGGACGCTACTCTTGCAAGGCATGGAAGCGCATCACCCAGCTGCAGCAAATATTCTGTCTTGGTTTCGCTTTATACCGGATGCCCGTCTTGATGACCTCATGATTAGCATTGCCGGCGTTGGTGGCGGCGTTGGACCACACTTCGATTCATATGATGTATTTTTAATTCAGATGGCTGGGCGCAGGCAGTGGCGAATCTCAGAGCAAAAGGATTTAAGCCTCAACCAAAAATTGCCTTTAAAGATTTTACAAAACTTTCAATGCAAGCAGGAATGGGTTTTAGAGCCAGGCGATATGCTTTATCTGCCGCCTCATGTGGCCCACGACGGAGTTGCACTGGATGCCGGCTGCCAAACTTGGTCTGTTGGGTTTCGCTCGCCCAGCTTTAAGGAGTTACTGCAGGAGGGTCTATGGCGCCTTGCAGAGTCTCTTGAGAATATTCCAGAACTCGAGCAAAAGTTTGCCGATCCTAAACAGACTGCCACTACAAATGCGGAGCAACTTCCCGCTGAGCTGATTAAACAGCTGAGCACTCAGCTACAAAAACTTAAGCTGCACCAAATAGATGCATTTCTCCCTGGGGTCACTGCTTACTTGTCCGAACCTAAGCAGCAGGCTTTTTTTGATGGTCCTAGCAAACCTCTGAATCCAAACGCTTTTCTAAAAAAGCTGTCGCAAAAGCACCTAAAACCAAGCCCGCAAACTCGAATCTTAAGCCTAGGAAAAACGGTCTATTGCAATGGTGAAGACGTCACTAGAGACCAAGCCCCTAAGGTGATTGCGGCGTGGAACACCCTTTCTGCTAATAAGCTTTTCAAAGCTTCCGTCATGAGCGATATTCAAGGCTCAAGCCTTTATGAAGCCTATCTTGCTGGGTGGCTGATTTTCGAGCAATAAATAAAGACGTGGCTATAATAATTACAGGAAAATACTTAGGGATTTGCCCTTGGTTTATCCAACAACAATTATCGATAATTGATGTTTAATTTTTTTAAGAGGAAATTACAAATGAAGAAGTCACTCGTATTCGCTGCTATGTTAGCTATCGCTTTGGCCGCTTGCGGTAAAAAAGAAGAAGCAAAACCTGCTGAAGCTCCTGCTGCTGCTCCAGCCGCTCCTGCTGCTGAAGCTCCTGCTGCCGCTCCAGCTGCACCTGCTGCTCCAGCTGCACCTGCTGCTGACGCTAAGAAGTAATCTTCTTCATGAAGAAAAAAGCCGCTCTAGGGCGGCTTTTTTATTGTCTAAATTATGTGCTTGTTTAGTAATTTGTAATTACTTGGTTAGCTGATCAGTCAAGATCGTTAGCAACTGTAAACCAGCCGGAGTATTTTCAGGCTTGCCATCGGCATCTTGAACATACACATTCGCAGAATTTTCACCGGTACTCTTAACCACAACTTGATATTTCTTCGCCTGTAGTTTTGAATCATCTTTGCTACTAAAGAGATTGCTAAAGAAGCCTTTCGAGTCGCCCACATCCTTCGCATTGACGTAGCGCACAAAATAAACGCCTGCAGAACGATTGCGATCTTCCACGGTAAAGTTCGATCGATCAAGCGCCAAGCCTACATCCCTCCAAGAGCGATCAAAACCAGCGCTGAGCTCAATATGGGCTTTATTGCCACCCTCTTCAATGAACTTCGCCTTAGGTGTCTTTGGCCCTAAAGGTGTTGCAACCATGGCTTTTGCCTGCTCTTGAGTCATGCCCAGACGTTCCATCAAGCGCGCCAAGAAAACAGCCTCAAGCTCAGGATCATTTGGACGTGGCGTCCAAATGGTTGAGAGACAGGCACCAGTTGAATCGGTTGTACATTTCTCAATAGCGCCGCGCTGAGTAATATAAATCTCGGTTTCACCGGGCTTAGTTACTTCTAGACGCGTCTTATATTTATCACGCTCGCCAGTGTCGTAAATAGAATCCCCAAACACACCAAGTACATTAGTACGAATCCAGTCTTGTGCAATCTTGGCTCGGTTCTCTGCCCAATCGGTTTCCATGATTCCAGTGGAAGGTGAATCTACTACCAATAAGAATCCATTTTCTTGCCAAAAATCTTTTACCTGTGGATACAGCTCTGCAGCAGGCTTCTCAACTACCAACCAGCGGCGCTCTCCATCTTTAGCAATACGCATACCCGGAATACCCGTCATGACATTGCTACGCATTTGTGCGGATTTCTTAACGGCAGCGTTGTACTCAGACATAGTTGCTGTGCCATCCTGAACAATGTAACGGCGATCCGCTTGGGCGGTGATCAAATCAGGAGGGTAAGACAAATTAGGCCCACGAACTGCTCCTGAACTCTTATAGTCAACAGTATCATTGCTGGTGACTGACTTACAGGAACTCAAGACCAATGCTACTGCAAGCATAGTCAAAATGGACGCCACTAAGCGCGACAAGGAAAACACATTCTTCATAGTAAATTGGCCTGTTTTAATGCCGCCTTCAAAGGCTCTCTTAATGCGTTACTTAGGGGGGTTAAAGGCAAACGAATGCCTGCGGTAATCTTGCCCATTTCATGAAGCGCCCATTTCACCGGAATTGGATTTGCTTCAGTGAACATGGCTTTATGAACAGCGATTAATTGATACTGAATTTCGCGGGTACGCTTCACATCATCGGACATAGCAGCCACGCAGAGTTCATGCATCAGGCGAGGCGCTACGTTTGCAGTAACGGAAATATTTCCTTTTCCACCCATCAACATCAACATAGCCGCAGTTAAATCATCGCCAGAAAATACAGAAAAATCACTGTGGCCAGCACGCTTGAGATCCGCAATCAATAAGGTTCCCCGCTCTAAGCTACCAGTTGCATCCTTAATGCCAATAATGCCTGGTACACCAGCCAAGCGAACCACGGTATCGCCAGCCAAGTCTGCTACGGTACGACCAGGAACGTTGTACAAAATCACTGGGAGATCAACAGACTCTGCAATTTTTTTAAAGTGGGCATACATACCCTCTTGAGTTGGCTTGTTGTAGTATGGAACCACTTGTAGGCTTGCATCTGCGCCCACTTTTTTCGCAAACTCAGTAAGCTCTATTGCTTCTGCAGTGGAATTGCCGCCCGTACCTGCAATCACTGGAATACGGCCAGCAATGTGCTCAACAGTCACACGAATTAACTCGCAATGCTCTTCAACAGAAACTGTAGGGGATTCGCCACTGGTGCCGACAATCACAATGCCATCAGTGCCTTCGGCCACATGCCAATCCAATAATGATTTAAGTGCACCAAAATCAAGACTGCCATCCTCAAACATCGGCGTCACGATGGCAGGCATGCTGCCAGAAATGGTCTTTTTGCTACCTTTGGATTGAGCTGTATTTGTCACCGAATGTACACCGATTTTTAGCTGTCTTAACCTTGAAATTGTAACGGAATGCGCGCTTTTTACCCTTCTTTTACAGCACAAAGGCGTTGAACCATGGCTGGTTTAGGCTCATCTTGGTAAATATCCTCGTAGGCAAGGACTTTCAGACCATGGCCTTGAGCTAAGTCCAGCAATTCCCCTGTTTTTAAAAGGAAATTTGGGTTGGAGGGTCTGCCAAATTGCTCGTTCCCCTGCGCAAAGGTTTCATAGATCAAAACCCCTTTTTTCTCCAACATTTCTGGCAGACGCTCTAAGTGGGGCCTATAGAGATAGTTTGTCACCACAATGCCACTAAATTTGCTCTCCGCCAAAGGCCAAACTTCCTCTTCTAAATTGAGTGCTTTTGAGCAAATCAAGGAGTTATTGCTTTTCTCAATTTGATGAATATCTTGATCAACAGCCAAAACCGCATAACCCATTTGGGCCAACAGAAAACTATGTCGCCCTCTTCCACAGGCTAAATCTAAAACGGTACCCGTTTTAGGAATCTGAGAAGCAAAACGCCTCACCCAAGGTGAAGCGCTCTCCATTGATACATGGGTGGTTGTCAAAATATATTCTTTAGTCGTATGCCAGCCCCATGGCTTCACGCACTTCCCTCATGGTTTCTTGTGCAACTTTGCGCGCCTTATCGCATCCATCAGCAATGATCGATCTAAGCAGGCTAGGATCATCCAAATACTTCTGGGCACGCTCAAACATTGGCTGTTGTTCTGCCAAAATCGCATCGATAACGGGCTGCTTGCATTCTAAGCAGCCAATGCCTGCAGACTTACATCCTTTGTCAACCCACTGCTTGGTTTCTTCGTTGGAATAAACCGTATGCAACTGCCATACCGGGCAACGGGCAGGATCACCTACGTCGGTTCTACGAACGCGCGCAGGATCAGTTGGCATAGTCCGAATCTTTTTAATCACATCTTCTGGTTGCTCGCGAACACTAATCGTATTGCCATAAGACTTAGACATTTTCTGGCCGTCAATGCCTGGCATACGGGATGCTGTTGTTAAGAGAGCCTGAGGTTCGGGAAGAATAATTTTCCGCGCGCCTTCCAAGAAACCAAAAAGTCTTTCACGATCGGCCATAGACAAACTTTGTGACTCTTGTAGCAACGCTTTTGCCTGCTCCAATGCCTCTTCATCGCCACGCTCTTGAAATGCAACGCGTAATTCTAAATACATTTTGGCGCGCTTACTACCTAACTTCTTAGTGGCTTCTAGCGCCTTTTCCTCAAAGCCAGGCTCACGACCATATAGATAGTTAAAGCGACGCGCTACTTCACGAGTCATTTCTACATGGGGAACCTGATCCTCACCCACTGGAACATGCTGCGCACGGTAAATTAAGATATCAGCCGCCTGAAGCAATGGATAGCCCAAGAATCCATATGTCTGCAGGTCTTTTTCTTTTAGTTTCTCTATTTGATCTTTATAGGTTGGAACGCGCTCTAACCAACCCAAGGGCGTGCCCATAGAGAGCAGTAAAAACAACTCGGCATGCTCAGGCACCTTGCTCTGAATAAACAAAGTCGCCTGATTAGGGTCAACACCTGCCGCCAACCAATCAATCACCATATCCCATACAGATTGCTCGATGACTTCTGGAGATTCATAATGAGTGGTTAAAGCGTGCCAATCTGCAACAAAGAAAAAACAAGGATATTCAGATTGCAAGCGCACCCAATTTTTTAATACGCCGTGGTAATGCCCAAGGTGTAAATTACCCGTAGGTCGCATACCAGAGAGAACACGTTCAGCAAACATTGTTTTTCTTATCTTTAATGTGAAATGAATTAATGAAACACTGACCAAACGGGGGTCAGATGATCAGGAAGATGTGGCAAAGTACCTAAGTCAATATGGCTTTCCCCTGGATCATGAAAGTCAGACCCTCGTGAGGCCAAGAAACCGTATTGTTGCGCAACTTTTCCGTAAGTGCTGTACTGGTCTGGGCTGTGACTACCGGTAATGACTTCAATCCCAAGTCCGCCAATATCCTTAAAGTGCTCGTACAGCTCGCTCATCTGCAGCGCGCTCAAATTATAGCGACCAGGATGGGCAATGACTGCCACACCACCTGCAGATTTAATCCACGCAACCGCATCATCCAAAGATGCCCACTGGTGTGGAACAAACCCTCGCTTATTTTCTACTAAGTATTTTTTAAATACCTCTTCAGTATCGCGACAAACCCCCTGCTCCACTAGATATCGTGCAAAGTGTGTTCTAGAGATCAGTTCAGAATTCCCAGCAAAATGCAAAGCGCCTTCGTATGCCCCGGGTATACCAGCTTTTAACAGTTGCTCTGCCATCAACTTAGCGCGTTCACCACGTCCACCTCTAGTGCGACGCAAGCCTTCAATAATGCCCAGATGGTTTGCATCAATTCCTAATCCGACAATATGAATGGTTTGACCCGCCCAAGTGACTGAAATTTCCACCCCAGATACGTAATCAATGTTGAGTGCTTTTGCAGCATCACGGGCACGCTCTTGCCCGCCCAATTCATCATGATCGGTAAGCGCCCATAAATGAACCCCATTTTGCTTCGCGCGCTCTGCCAACGCTTCTGGCGTGAGAGTGCCATCAGACACCACAGAATGGCAATGTAAGTCGGCGTTTAGGGTGGAAAAGCTGCTCATACTCCTATTTTAGGTCAAGCTTGTGTCAATGACACGGCGGGGAGCATCCAGGTAGTCACGAGACTGCATCTCAATCAAACGGGAGACGGTTCTAGAGAATTCGGCAGTAATTTGACCTTCTGTATATAAATCTG contains these protein-coding regions:
- a CDS encoding tryptophan--tRNA ligase, which produces MFAERVLSGMRPTGNLHLGHYHGVLKNWVRLQSEYPCFFFVADWHALTTHYESPEVIEQSVWDMVIDWLAAGVDPNQATLFIQSKVPEHAELFLLLSMGTPLGWLERVPTYKDQIEKLKEKDLQTYGFLGYPLLQAADILIYRAQHVPVGEDQVPHVEMTREVARRFNYLYGREPGFEEKALEATKKLGSKRAKMYLELRVAFQERGDEEALEQAKALLQESQSLSMADRERLFGFLEGARKIILPEPQALLTTASRMPGIDGQKMSKSYGNTISVREQPEDVIKKIRTMPTDPARVRRTDVGDPARCPVWQLHTVYSNEETKQWVDKGCKSAGIGCLECKQPVIDAILAEQQPMFERAQKYLDDPSLLRSIIADGCDKARKVAQETMREVREAMGLAYD
- a CDS encoding 3',5'-nucleoside bisphosphate phosphatase, with product MSSFSTLNADLHCHSVVSDGTLTPEALAERAKQNGVHLWALTDHDELGGQERARDAAKALNIDYVSGVEISVTWAGQTIHIVGLGIDANHLGIIEGLRRTRGGRGERAKLMAEQLLKAGIPGAYEGALHFAGNSELISRTHFARYLVEQGVCRDTEEVFKKYLVENKRGFVPHQWASLDDAVAWIKSAGGVAVIAHPGRYNLSALQMSELYEHFKDIGGLGIEVITGSHSPDQYSTYGKVAQQYGFLASRGSDFHDPGESHIDLGTLPHLPDHLTPVWSVFH
- the bamC gene encoding outer membrane protein assembly factor BamC, producing the protein MKNVFSLSRLVASILTMLAVALVLSSCKSVTSNDTVDYKSSGAVRGPNLSYPPDLITAQADRRYIVQDGTATMSEYNAAVKKSAQMRSNVMTGIPGMRIAKDGERRWLVVEKPAAELYPQVKDFWQENGFLLVVDSPSTGIMETDWAENRAKIAQDWIRTNVLGVFGDSIYDTGERDKYKTRLEVTKPGETEIYITQRGAIEKCTTDSTGACLSTIWTPRPNDPELEAVFLARLMERLGMTQEQAKAMVATPLGPKTPKAKFIEEGGNKAHIELSAGFDRSWRDVGLALDRSNFTVEDRNRSAGVYFVRYVNAKDVGDSKGFFSNLFSSKDDSKLQAKKYQVVVKSTGENSANVYVQDADGKPENTPAGLQLLTILTDQLTK
- the dapA gene encoding 4-hydroxy-tetrahydrodipicolinate synthase, producing the protein MPAIVTPMFEDGSLDFGALKSLLDWHVAEGTDGIVIVGTSGESPTVSVEEHCELIRVTVEHIAGRIPVIAGTGGNSTAEAIELTEFAKKVGADASLQVVPYYNKPTQEGMYAHFKKIAESVDLPVILYNVPGRTVADLAGDTVVRLAGVPGIIGIKDATGSLERGTLLIADLKRAGHSDFSVFSGDDLTAAMLMLMGGKGNISVTANVAPRLMHELCVAAMSDDVKRTREIQYQLIAVHKAMFTEANPIPVKWALHEMGKITAGIRLPLTPLSNALREPLKAALKQANLL
- a CDS encoding peptidylprolyl isomerase is translated as MKIQKNTIVSLRYKLTDAQNNVIEEPDSPMVYLHGGYEGTFPKIEALLDGQDIGYEATIQLEPNEAFGEYDPELLKIEPRARFPEPLEVGMQFEGVPEVDAESDDATQEAGAEEDEDAEAEPLIYTVTDVADNQVVLDGNHPLAGMALRFWVRVEDVRAATEDEIENRHPEGGENFTFGMPNDAEDDEEEFLEKALGLQGHASRTLH
- a CDS encoding cupin domain-containing protein, which produces MSKPYQPPLAPKNLPISDPWALFGGISPKRFMQDYWQKKPLLIRGAIPAFSMASQNGGPTLASPISYVELIQLASQEEVESRLIQSQPWRFEHGPFQKKAIPSLKKSSWTLLLQGMEAHHPAAANILSWFRFIPDARLDDLMISIAGVGGGVGPHFDSYDVFLIQMAGRRQWRISEQKDLSLNQKLPLKILQNFQCKQEWVLEPGDMLYLPPHVAHDGVALDAGCQTWSVGFRSPSFKELLQEGLWRLAESLENIPELEQKFADPKQTATTNAEQLPAELIKQLSTQLQKLKLHQIDAFLPGVTAYLSEPKQQAFFDGPSKPLNPNAFLKKLSQKHLKPSPQTRILSLGKTVYCNGEDVTRDQAPKVIAAWNTLSANKLFKASVMSDIQGSSLYEAYLAGWLIFEQ
- a CDS encoding class I SAM-dependent methyltransferase gives rise to the protein MKPWGWHTTKEYILTTTHVSMESASPWVRRFASQIPKTGTVLDLACGRGRHSFLLAQMGYAVLAVDQDIHQIEKSNNSLICSKALNLEEEVWPLAESKFSGIVVTNYLYRPHLERLPEMLEKKGVLIYETFAQGNEQFGRPSNPNFLLKTGELLDLAQGHGLKVLAYEDIYQDEPKPAMVQRLCAVKEG